In Deltaproteobacteria bacterium, the sequence GTATTGGTTGTAGCCGGTGTCCTTTCTGGTGTTGCACCGGCCTATCGCGCCGCCCAAGTCAGTCCCGTTGTGGCCTTGAGGGACGAATAGGTCATGGCGCAATTTGACACAGACCGCTTCAATGAAGTGATGCAAGTACTCAGCCAAAATAAGCTGCGGACCTTCCTAACCGCCTGCGGCGTGTTTTGGGGTGTATTCATGCTCATATGCATGCTTGGGGTTGGAAATGGACTCCAAACTGGCGTGGGGCAATCCATGGGAGGCCTTGCTACCAATGCTATGTGGATTTGGGGAAGCTCCACATCCAAACCGCACAATGGGTTTCAGCCGGGGCGGCGCATTGGCTTCAACAGTGATGATGTCAAAGCCATCAAAACCTCTATTGAGGGCATCGAGTATGTCTGCCCAAGAGATCAATTAGGCGGATACCGCGGTGGGGCTTCGGTTCGCCATGGCGGAAAATCAGGTAGTTTCAGCGTAAAAGGCGATGTGCCGGAAATGCGTCTGGTGCAGCCTCAAACCCTGGTATCGGGCCGCTACCTCAACCAAATTGACATGGACGATGAGCGCAAAGTGGCCGTGATTGGACAAGGCGTAGCTGAAGAGATTTTTGAATCCGATGAATCGGCCATTGGCAAACTGATTGCCATTCAAGAATCTTACTTTCTGGTGGTGGGTGTCACCAAACCCAAACAAAGTGGAGACATGGCCGAGCGAGCCCTTCGCAGTATTTCTGTACCACTTAGCGCGTTTCAATTGGCCTTTAAGCGTGGCAATCGCATTGGCTGGTTGGCGGTGACCGCATTGCCAGAGTTCTCAGCTTCAAAAATCGAAGACCGAGTCAAAACCATGCTCAAAACCCGGCACGATGTAGCGCCCAGCGATTCGTCGGGTGTTCGCAGCTGGAACTCGGAAAAAGAATTTCGCAAAATCGAATCGCTCTTTTCTGCAATTGAAATACTAAGCTGGTTTGTTGGCTT encodes:
- a CDS encoding ABC transporter permease, with protein sequence MAQFDTDRFNEVMQVLSQNKLRTFLTACGVFWGVFMLICMLGVGNGLQTGVGQSMGGLATNAMWIWGSSTSKPHNGFQPGRRIGFNSDDVKAIKTSIEGIEYVCPRDQLGGYRGGASVRHGGKSGSFSVKGDVPEMRLVQPQTLVSGRYLNQIDMDDERKVAVIGQGVAEEIFESDESAIGKLIAIQESYFLVVGVTKPKQSGDMAERALRSISVPLSAFQLAFKRGNRIGWLAVTALPEFSASKIEDRVKTMLKTRHDVAPSDSSGVRSWNSEKEFRKIESLFSAIEILSWFVGLMTLLAGVLGVSNIMLIAVKERTKEIGLRRAVGARPSSIVAMIVQENVALTSIAGVTGLIAAVSVLSAAGGFLGESSSIMRAPSVDLNIAVWATVILVFLGLIAAIMPARAALKINPIEALRME